The Eremothecium cymbalariae DBVPG#7215 chromosome 1, complete sequence DNA segment GGTAAAATACATTTTCCTTTTCGCCAGACTGATGGAATGGTACCTTGTATTCTGTTAGAACTTGGTAGGTGACCTGCCATGACTCATCCCTGGCAGCTAGAGCTTGCAATTGGTCCAATATGTTGGCAGAATCCACAAGTCTTGTTTCACCACCTTCCCCATCAGTGTGCGCTAATAAGTGAAACAACTGCAAGCCAGGTGGTTCTTTCCAGTAGTTGCCGTCGCTGTGAAGATCGATCCCCACGTTTGTATAAGCACTGTCGTTCTTATACAAATTGGAAGTCACCTCCCACACATCTGCGCAGTAATGAGAAGGTTGAATGATCGAAATAGCCTCAGATACTTTCCTTGTTCCTTCCATGGTTGGTGGAATACCACGAATAAAAGAGAACCCGTATTGGTACACTTCCAGTAGCACCTTTGGCAGTGCGCGCTCTAGGTCTCCGTAAAATGTATTGAAATGCTCACCGCCCTCAAGCCAATCAGAGAACTGAGCACTATTCCAGTGAATCTTGGGAGGGAAACAAAGGACTAATGGCTTGCCCATCACAGGCGGATTATACGAATGCTTAATTAACCAGGACTCCTGAAACTCACTCACGTGACCATCAGGCCATCTGACGTTTAgtgtattattatcatcagATATTTCAAACTTAGGATCTGCGACAGTAGATGTCTCAAGAGTCTGTGCATTCACTTTCCAAGGAAGAACTGCAAATGTGTTTATAGTCCGCTGAACCGTTTGGACGTGAAAGCACTCCGTACAGGTACAATTATCACGCAAATAAACCCAATGAAAACTCGACGATTCTCCAGTATTGAGTTGCAAAGTAACCGAACGTTCAAATATAGAGGTTTCCCTGCTAGTCTCCAAGATTTGCAGCTTCATTCCCCCAAGTAACTGTTAtgcaaaatcttcaattatAATTCATCGGGCTATATACTGAATAAATGTTAAATAAAACCCTTGTTGATTATGtattctttatatatatatatttctgtATGTGGAGATACTTGTCATGAGAACATCAAAATTAAGACGCGAACGGAATAATATCGGATGAaatccttttcaaaatctggaTGatcttaataatatttt contains these protein-coding regions:
- a CDS encoding uncharacterized protein (similar to Ashbya gossypii AEL035W), giving the protein MKLQILETSRETSIFERSVTLQLNTGESSSFHWVYLRDNCTCTECFHVQTVQRTINTFAVLPWKVNAQTLETSTVADPKFEISDDNNTLNVRWPDGHVSEFQESWLIKHSYNPPVMGKPLVLCFPPKIHWNSAQFSDWLEGGEHFNTFYGDLERALPKVLLEVYQYGFSFIRGIPPTMEGTRKVSEAISIIQPSHYCADVWEVTSNLYKNDSAYTNVGIDLHSDGNYWKEPPGLQLFHLLAHTDGEGGETRLVDSANILDQLQALAARDESWQVTYQVLTEYKVPFHQSGEKENVFYQDGYPTLNLNSKNELEQCRWNTSDRISQAPKSSKFTVPQIYEAFFRFNSLINDPKNFVKFALTPGVALVIDNVRVLHARTSFTGYRRLSGTYLTRDDYMARLRSSLFKREELLNDLYE